One stretch of Athene noctua chromosome 27, bAthNoc1.hap1.1, whole genome shotgun sequence DNA includes these proteins:
- the MAP2K2 gene encoding dual specificity mitogen-activated protein kinase kinase 2 isoform X1, whose product MPAKRKPVLPALNIAPSAAEGPSPDGSAEANLVDLQKKLEELELDEQQKKRLEAFLTQKAKVGELKDDDFERISELGAGNGGVVTKVQHKPSGLIMARKLIHLEIKPAIRNQIIRELQVLHECNSPYIVGFYGAFYSDGEISICMEHMDGGSLDQVLKEAKRIPEEILGKVSIAVLRGLAYLREKHQIMHRDVKPSNILVNSRGEIKLCDFGVSGQLIDSMANSFVGTRSYMSPERLQGTHYSVQSDIWSMGLSLVELSIGRYPIPPPDSKELEAIFGRPVVDGAEGESHSISPRARPPGRPVSGHGMDSRPAMAIFELLDYIVNEPPPKLPNGVFTQDFQEFVNKCLIKNPAERADLKMLMSHTFIKRSEVEEVDFAGWLCKTLRLNQPSTPTRAAM is encoded by the exons atgCCGGCCAAGAGGAAGCCGGTGCTGCCGGCCCTCAACATCGCCCCCAGCGCTGCCGAGGGGCCGAGCCCCGACGGCTCCGCCGA ggCAAACCTGGTGGACCTTCAGAAGAAGCTCGAGGAATTGGAGCTGGATGAGCAGCAGAAGAAGCGCCTGGAAGCTTTCCTCACACAAAAAGCCAAAGTGGGCGAGCTGAAGGACGATGACTTTGAGAGGATCTCTGAATTGGGGGCTGGCAATGGCGGTGTGGTCACCAAAGTGCAGCACAAACCCTCAGGGCTCATTATGGCACGGAAG ctGATTCATTTAGAAATCAAACCGGCCATCAGGAATCAGATTATCCGAGAGCTGCAGGTGCTGCATGAGTGTAATTCCCCATATATTGTGGGTTTCTATGGAGCCTTCTACAGCGACGGAGAGATCTCCATCTGCATGGAGCACATG GATGGCGGCTCTTTGGATCAAGTGCTGAAAGAAGCCAAAAGAATTCCCGAGGAGATCTTGGGGAAAGTCAGTATAGCG GTTCTGAGAGGCTTGGCGTATCTGAGAGAGAAGCACCAAATCATGCACAGAG ATGTGAAGCCTTCCAACATCCTGGTTAATTCTCGAGGAGAGATTAAGCTGTGTGATTTCGGGGTTAGCGGTCAACTCATTGACTCCATGGCAAACTCTTTTGTGGGAACTCGGTCCTACATGTCT CCCGAGCGGTTGCAGGGCACCCACTACTCGGTCCAGTCCGACATCTGGAGCATGGGGCTGTCGTTAGTGGAGCTGTCTATCGGAAGGTACCCAATCCCCCCGCCAGACTCCAAGGAACTGGAAGCAATATTTGGCCGTCCTGTGGTGGACGGGGCAGAGGGAGAGTCTCACAGCATCTCGCCGCGGGCCAGGCCCCCAGGACGCCCCGTCAGTG GCCATGGGATGGACAGCCGGCCTGCCATGGCCATCTTTGAACTGCTGGATTATATAGTTAATGAG CCGCCTCCCAAGCTGCCGAATGGAGTTTTCACGCAAGATTTCCAGGAGTTTGTAAATAAATG CTTAATTAAAAATCCAGCAGAACGGGCAGATCTGAAGATGCTGATG
- the CREB3L3 gene encoding cyclic AMP-responsive element-binding protein 3-like protein 3 — MASGVGSLDSLDLLDLLFDHQDGILRGVELGVPPGAWHKDGSAQDSEDFLSSILGSGDSVSDSPSWSPAASDSGVSEDPPSDQLDSPPRCYDGGPSEVLYPYANPCRALPLPGGTGVPHPEVSIDLDMWHPGFFLEESQDLPVVSPPASCTLTVKDLLLSGSSDAQPQVPSSLLRQSQGQFQELVLTEDEKKLLAKEGVSLPTQLPLTKYEERVLKKIRRKIRNKQSAQESRKKKKEYIDGLESRMSACTAQNQELQRKVLHLEKQNSSLLEQLKKLQALLVQSSNKAAQTGTCIAVLLLSFALIIFPSISPFASSKAEADGDFRPVRVFSRSLHNAAASRVVYTQPQAGEEKPPEPLWPERLGKAPETLHEAFGGRTFTPRLDKVSPRNGTQPLASEGLSRVDRDGADTVSRASAAPRQGLASLAWTEAGPAGVLEPAEEL; from the exons ATGGCCTCTGGCGTGGGCAGCCTCGACAGCCTCgacctgctggacctcctctttgacCACCAGGATGGGATCCTCCGCGGCGTGGAGCTGGGGGTGCCGCCGGGCGCCTGGCACAAGGATGGG AGTGCCCAGGACAGTGAGGACTTCCTCAGCTCCATCCTGGGCTCTGGGGACTCAGTGTCAGACTCGCCCAGCTGGTCCCCGGCCGCCAGCGACAGCGGGGTCTCCGAGGACCCCCCCTCTGACCAGCTCGACAGCCCCCCCAGGTGCTATGATGGGGGTCCCAGCGAGGTGCTGTACCCCTACGCCAACCCCTGCCGCGCTCTGCCCCTCCCGGGGGGGACTGGGGTCCCGCACCCCGAGGTTTCCATCGACCTGG ACATGTGGCACCCCGGATTCTTCCTGGAGGAGAGCCAGGACCTGCCCGTGGTCTCCCCGCCCGCATCCTGCACCCTCACCGTCAAGGACCTCCTGCTCTCGGGCAGCTCTGATGCC CAGCCGCAggtgcccagctccctgctgaggcagagccaggggcagTTCCAGGAGCTGGTGCTGACGGAGGACGAGAAGAAGCTGCTGGCGAAGgagggggtgtccctgcccacgcaGCTGCCCCTCACCAAG TACGAGGAGCGGGTGCTGAAGAAGATCCGGCGGAAGATCAGGAACAAGCAGTCAGCTCAGGAGAGCCGCAAGAAGAAGAAGGAGTATATCGACGGGCTGGAGAGCCG gaTGTCGGCGTGCACGGCCCAGaaccaggagctgcagaggaaggtcctgcacctggagaAGCAGAACTC GTCCCTCCTGGAGCAGCTGAAGAAGCTCCAGGCCCTCCTGGTACAGTCAAGCAACAAGGCAGCACAGACAGGAACCTGCATCGCG gtCCTGCTGCTCTCTTTCGCACTCATCATCTTCCCCTCCATCAGCCCCTTTGCCTCCAGCAAGGCCGAAGCAGACGGTGACTTCAGACCCGTGCGAG TTTTCTCCAGGTCCCTGCACAACGCGGCCGCCTCCCGCGTGGTTTACACACAGCCCCAAGCCGGGGAAGAGAAGCCCCCAGAGCCGCTGTGGCCAGAGCGTCTGGGAAAAGCCCCCGAGACCCTGCACGAAGCCTTCGGTGGCCGCACATTCACCCCCCGCCTGGACAAAGTCTCCCCCCGTAACGGCACGCAGCCGCTTGCCTCGGAGGGGCTGAGCCGTGTGGACAGGGATGGAGCTGACACCGTGTCGAGGGCCAGTGCTGCCCCGCGCCAGGGCCTGGCATCGCTGGCTTGGACCGAGGCTGGCCCTGCCGGGGTGCTGGAGCCGGCTGAGGAGCTCTGA
- the SIRT6 gene encoding NAD-dependent protein deacylase sirtuin-6 has translation MAVNYAAGLSPYSDKGKCGLPEIFDPPEELERKVWELADLIRSSSNVVFHTGAGISTASGIPDFRGPNGVWTMEEKGLSPKFDTTFENARPSKTHMALLGLQRVGILKFLVSQNVDGLHVRSGFPRDKLAELHGNMFVEECVKCGKQYVRDAVVGSMGLKPTGRLCSVTKARGLRACRGKLRDTILDWEDSLPDRDLTLADEACRKADLSVTLGTSLQIKPSGNLPLITKKRGGKLVIVNLQATKHDRQADLRIHAYVDDVMTKLMKHLGLEVPEWTGPVVVERAELTKPEQLFKLEAGARGLLKEEPLSQHNGTGGLCPGLGTTLVEHRDSLKQECPSPDMGPTAVKKMKVEPLLT, from the exons ATGGCGGTGAATTACGCGGCCGGGCTCTCGCCGTACTCGGACAAGGGCAAGTGCGGCCTCCCCGAG ATTTTTGACCCGCCGGAGGAACTGGAGAGGAAGGTGTGGGAGCTGGCAGACCTGATCAGGAGCTCCTCCAATGTGGTGTTTCACACGGGGGCTGGAATCAGCACCGCCTCGGGGATTCCCGACTTCAG GGGGCCCAATGGTGTCTGGACTATGGAAGAGAAGGGCCTCTCCCCAAAATTCGACACCACCTTTGAGAATGCCAGGCCCTCCAAGACTCACATggcgctgctggggctgcagagagTGGGCATCCTGAAATTCCTGGTCAGCCAGAACGTGGACGGCCTTCACGTGCGTTCAGGATTCCCACG GGACAAGTTGGCTGAGCTCCACGGGAACATGTTTGTGGAAGAATGTGTGAAATGCGGCAA GCAGTACGTGCGGGACGCGGTCGTGGGCAGCATGGGGCTGAAGCCAACGGGCAGGCTGTGCAGTGTCACCaaagcccgggggctgcgggcctGCAG AGGGAAGTTAAGAGACACCATTCTGGACTGGGAAGATTCCCTGCCCGACCGCGACCTCACGCTGGCGGACGAAGCCTGCAG GAAAGCTGATCTCTCCGTCACTCTGGGGACCTCTCTGCAGATCAAACCCAGCGGCAACCTCCCGCTGATCACGAAGAAGAGAGGAGGGAAGCTGGTCATAGTCAACCTACAAGCAACCAAACAC GACAGACAGGCTGACCTGCGCATCCACGCCTACGTCGACGATGTCATGACGAAGCTGATGAAGCACTTGGGGCTGGAGGTGCCGGAGTGGACGGGGCCGGTGGTGGTGGAACGCGCTGAGCTCACCAAGCCTGAACAACTCTTCAAATTGGAGGCCGGGGCTCGCGGGCTGCTGAAGGAGGAGCCCCTCTCCCAGCACAACGGCACGGGTGGGCTCTGCCCTGGCCTGGGGACCACGCTGGTGGAGCACCGTGACAGTCTGAAGCAGGAGTGTCCCAGCCCAGACATGGGGCCGACGGCGGTGAAGAAGATGAAGGTGGAGCCTCTCCTCACCTGA